The Microbacterium horticulturae genome has a window encoding:
- a CDS encoding tetratricopeptide repeat-containing protein — translation MGDELGTKTGSHRGPIDSRDGKVIIVYAGVQADEPEREVPRLPADAEDALLARIKGLLQSLQPSLLVGALASGADILFARAALSEGIPLRVLLPFAKEDFRRTSVELRGEPWTSHFDRIVADKAVELVEGAQPVEETAAAFNEHNLTMLDDARTLAEDTDERVWVLTIRPAPAEGAPTVTDDLVLRAEERGHLTLDLAPFHESTSAFIVMPYGRKKDVRSGKYVDCDPAFHRIYRPLLEDADISWSRADLETDSGIIHSGMLAALANSDVVLVDLTATNFNVAYELGVRHVFADRATVLVNPQIEGQSRYAPPFDINMIRVHSFERGQKVSDLQAEEAIRGLQPVLRRVIREVEVDSPAHSWFDLASVKRPFSQLAEVAEALIAENNARDRIAVAIKSSDAAEMKAAAEWVSSTSNVNEGLRRSLRIELALGLHAEEAYEDARVLLDLAQPSVDDALHRIWLQKSIMVYRRLGEDAQDPAIRIELWRKARRHLEEADAAGYVDSETYGSWGGLIKRELELQLGNGDPAVSTSLFREMAEKYKAGFEADPSYYTGVNLLMAIRLSDRERDSSFREEFDEVLAVSRFLNRLAIADDPSDYWALATRAELTLHERLVQSLSVDEAAEQYAEAARHGNADQIRSTKYQLGFLVKYGDPADVIERLKLVVDQAR, via the coding sequence GTGGGCGATGAACTTGGTACGAAAACAGGTTCGCATCGCGGGCCGATCGACAGTCGGGACGGCAAAGTGATCATTGTTTACGCGGGAGTACAGGCCGACGAGCCCGAACGTGAGGTTCCCCGGCTCCCAGCCGATGCTGAGGATGCCCTTTTGGCGAGAATCAAAGGCCTTCTCCAATCCCTTCAGCCGAGTCTCCTGGTCGGTGCTCTCGCCTCGGGAGCAGATATTCTTTTTGCCCGCGCCGCGCTCTCAGAAGGGATCCCCTTGCGCGTGCTGCTTCCGTTCGCAAAAGAGGACTTTAGAAGAACTAGCGTCGAGTTACGCGGTGAGCCCTGGACCTCACATTTCGACAGGATCGTTGCCGACAAAGCTGTTGAACTAGTTGAAGGTGCGCAACCCGTGGAGGAGACCGCGGCGGCCTTCAACGAACACAATCTCACGATGCTCGATGACGCACGGACGTTGGCTGAAGACACGGACGAGCGTGTGTGGGTGCTCACAATCAGACCGGCTCCCGCAGAAGGCGCGCCAACGGTGACTGATGATCTTGTGCTCCGAGCTGAAGAAAGAGGTCATTTAACGCTAGACCTGGCTCCTTTTCACGAGAGCACGTCGGCATTCATTGTCATGCCGTACGGGCGGAAGAAGGATGTGCGTTCGGGAAAGTATGTGGACTGCGATCCAGCCTTCCATAGGATTTATCGCCCTTTGCTGGAGGACGCCGACATCAGCTGGAGCAGAGCAGACTTGGAGACCGACAGCGGGATTATCCACTCCGGGATGCTCGCAGCCCTAGCGAATTCTGATGTCGTGCTGGTAGACCTCACCGCTACGAACTTCAATGTTGCTTACGAACTCGGGGTAAGGCACGTATTCGCTGATCGGGCGACTGTCCTTGTGAACCCGCAAATTGAGGGACAATCGCGATACGCTCCTCCCTTTGACATCAACATGATCCGTGTTCATTCGTTCGAGCGCGGACAGAAAGTGTCAGATCTGCAGGCTGAGGAGGCCATTCGAGGACTTCAACCTGTTCTTCGGCGGGTGATTCGCGAGGTTGAAGTCGACAGTCCAGCACACAGTTGGTTCGATCTGGCCTCCGTGAAACGGCCGTTCTCGCAGCTCGCAGAAGTAGCAGAGGCGCTCATCGCAGAGAACAACGCGCGCGACAGAATAGCGGTAGCGATCAAGTCTTCTGATGCGGCCGAGATGAAAGCTGCGGCGGAGTGGGTGAGCTCCACTTCGAACGTGAACGAGGGCCTACGGCGGAGCCTGAGAATTGAACTGGCTTTGGGGTTGCACGCAGAAGAAGCGTATGAAGATGCTCGAGTCCTCCTAGACCTCGCACAACCGAGTGTCGATGATGCATTGCATAGGATCTGGCTCCAGAAGAGCATTATGGTTTATCGGCGCCTTGGCGAGGATGCGCAGGACCCCGCGATCAGGATAGAACTTTGGCGAAAGGCACGTAGGCACCTTGAGGAGGCCGACGCTGCCGGATACGTCGATTCGGAGACTTACGGTAGTTGGGGAGGGCTTATTAAGCGCGAGTTAGAGCTCCAGCTTGGCAATGGAGATCCGGCTGTATCCACGAGTCTTTTCCGCGAGATGGCAGAAAAGTACAAGGCAGGTTTTGAAGCCGATCCAAGCTACTACACGGGAGTAAATCTCCTAATGGCGATTCGACTCAGTGATCGAGAACGCGACTCATCTTTCCGAGAGGAGTTCGATGAGGTCCTGGCTGTATCCCGGTTCCTCAACAGGCTCGCGATAGCGGATGATCCCAGTGACTACTGGGCTCTCGCGACACGTGCGGAACTAACCCTTCACGAGCGTCTCGTCCAAAGCTTGTCTGTGGACGAAGCGGCCGAACAATATGCAGAGGCAGCCCGGCACGGCAACGCGGATCAGATTCGATCCACCAAGTATCAGCTAGGTTTTTTGGTCAAATATGGCGATCCGGCGGACGTAATTGAACGTCTAAAACTAGTCGTAGATCAGGCTCGATAG
- a CDS encoding rubredoxin-like domain-containing protein: MRDDGIDMGGTAARRPGEPWRELNDVGCGYLSVYFSEPLARWPIREITRPADNKSDPNIETGTYGLFSTCEPGMRNRIVHDGAATVFFLTTRKKHQGRVISGYYHLGWYTEGTQGAVNRDYALAADTVRFIDPILATDLPEPLATLCSAPFRTMKPIDALAVASLRSLCDERPDRTKEYLGEVTRIESFARARSGYAYPSWAREGGFTWDDADDYYQTDAELSKVPNSSKSRKWRCRVCGYLIKSGALLKKCPLCKQMATLAPEEEVA; this comes from the coding sequence GTTGGCTGCGGTTATCTGTCGGTCTACTTCTCGGAGCCCCTTGCACGCTGGCCGATTCGTGAGATCACACGACCTGCGGACAACAAGAGCGACCCGAACATCGAAACTGGCACATACGGCCTGTTCTCAACATGTGAGCCGGGGATGCGGAATCGAATTGTCCACGATGGTGCAGCGACTGTGTTTTTCCTCACTACACGTAAGAAACACCAGGGCCGAGTCATTTCAGGCTATTACCACTTGGGCTGGTACACCGAAGGTACTCAAGGAGCGGTCAACCGAGATTACGCGCTCGCTGCCGATACGGTGCGCTTCATCGACCCGATCCTTGCGACCGACCTGCCTGAACCGCTGGCCACACTCTGCTCGGCGCCGTTTCGCACGATGAAGCCAATCGATGCGTTGGCAGTCGCTTCACTTCGGTCTCTCTGCGACGAGCGTCCCGACCGTACGAAGGAGTATCTCGGCGAGGTGACCCGAATCGAAAGCTTCGCCCGAGCAAGATCGGGCTACGCCTACCCGTCATGGGCGAGAGAAGGCGGGTTCACTTGGGACGATGCCGACGATTATTACCAGACTGACGCTGAACTCTCCAAGGTTCCAAACAGCTCCAAGAGCCGCAAATGGCGTTGTCGGGTGTGTGGATACCTCATCAAGAGCGGCGCCCTGCTGAAGAAGTGCCCCCTCTGTAAGCAAATGGCCACTCTCGCTCCAGAAGAGGAGGTTGCATGA
- a CDS encoding TIR domain-containing protein, whose protein sequence is MTRRVFISYQHDDQMKARGLNLMTYNKDVNVDFTGRHLLDPVKSQDPDYISRKIREKITGSSAMIVLIGKKTAQSDWVEKEVQWSQEQGKGVIGIRIDPDAPIPDGLTEYGAEILNWYEPSDVDQFDDAIERAIAATSRGKSMPMNTPTTCGR, encoded by the coding sequence ATGACTCGTCGAGTTTTCATCAGCTACCAGCACGATGATCAGATGAAGGCGCGAGGCCTCAATCTGATGACGTACAACAAGGATGTCAACGTGGACTTCACCGGTCGACACCTCCTCGACCCTGTTAAGAGCCAAGACCCTGACTACATAAGCCGAAAGATCAGGGAAAAGATCACAGGCTCATCGGCAATGATCGTGCTCATCGGGAAGAAGACGGCTCAGAGCGACTGGGTTGAGAAAGAAGTCCAATGGAGCCAAGAACAAGGGAAAGGCGTTATTGGAATTCGGATCGACCCCGATGCTCCTATCCCTGACGGGCTAACGGAGTATGGCGCAGAGATTCTCAACTGGTACGAACCCTCAGACGTAGATCAGTTCGACGACGCCATCGAGCGAGCCATCGCTGCGACTTCCAGAGGCAAGAGCATGCCGATGAATACGCCGACGACATGTGGGCGATGA
- a CDS encoding beta-ketoacyl-ACP synthase 3 has protein sequence MKDLQRRGSRLIGFGHFQPERVLTNDELSTMVETSDEWIRERTGIRERHIAGPDDSVFSMAAAAGRGALDDATVSRVDLVVVASTTATDRSPNTAGRVVAELGLDGAAAIDVSTACSGFEYALGVADQAVRAGSADAALVIGSETLSAITDWTDRSTCVLTADGAGAVVIEASDEPGISPVVWGTVPGLTEAVKVSGDPQRFSQDGRQILRWALKDATGIAQRILEVAGVTLDEIDVFAFHQANLRIIEPLARSLGVTERQIVIHDVEVSGNTSAASVPLGLSKAWHRSELPRGGRALLFGFGGGFAYAGQVVELPR, from the coding sequence ATGAAGGATCTTCAGCGCCGTGGATCGCGGCTTATCGGTTTCGGTCATTTTCAGCCCGAGCGGGTGCTGACCAACGACGAGCTCTCGACGATGGTCGAGACCAGCGACGAGTGGATCCGGGAACGGACCGGCATTCGCGAGAGGCACATCGCAGGCCCCGATGACAGCGTGTTCTCGATGGCCGCGGCGGCCGGTCGCGGCGCGCTGGATGACGCGACAGTGTCGCGCGTCGATCTCGTGGTGGTGGCATCCACCACCGCCACCGACCGCAGCCCGAACACTGCCGGTCGCGTGGTCGCCGAGCTCGGCCTCGACGGCGCCGCGGCGATCGATGTGAGTACGGCGTGCTCGGGGTTCGAGTACGCGCTCGGGGTGGCCGATCAGGCCGTGCGCGCGGGTTCTGCCGACGCGGCGCTCGTGATCGGGTCGGAGACGCTCAGCGCCATCACCGACTGGACCGACCGGTCGACGTGCGTGCTGACCGCGGACGGCGCGGGCGCCGTGGTCATCGAGGCCTCTGACGAGCCCGGGATCTCGCCGGTGGTATGGGGCACGGTGCCGGGGCTGACCGAGGCGGTGAAGGTGAGCGGCGATCCGCAGCGCTTCTCGCAGGACGGCCGGCAGATCCTGCGGTGGGCGCTGAAGGATGCCACGGGCATCGCCCAGCGGATCCTCGAGGTCGCGGGCGTCACGCTGGACGAGATCGACGTGTTCGCGTTCCATCAGGCGAACCTGCGCATCATCGAGCCGCTGGCCCGGTCGCTCGGGGTCACGGAGCGGCAGATCGTGATCCACGACGTCGAGGTGTCGGGCAACACGTCGGCGGCGTCGGTGCCGCTGGGGTTGTCGAAGGCGTGGCATCGCAGCGAGCTGCCGCGCGGCGGGCGCGCGCTGCTGTTCGGGTTCGGCGGCGGGTTCGCCTATGCCGGGCAGGTTGTGGAGCTGCCGCGGTAG
- a CDS encoding tyrosine-type recombinase/integrase codes for MWEILNRMTVHHPAFPPHGVPLHLDTLRRGSRIRARVRWTDPSSRQRRSRSVTVDDDVAAQEFFELMRTSSSRSIDPLLTLSDYAHSIGDRFLRGVDPTSTADGYRAGLRLRVLPALGHIRLRDITTGLVDRAIDSRETVHSRSTLKNTIAAPTRVLDEAVRDDLIARNPVRDRADRRYRTNLELPRTKLIPGPNDVARIAEACERIHISYGDHVMLSAFLAARSSEVGGLLVGHVDWASNVVTIERQCFPGAGGLSIKPPKGRRARRVPIIEPLEPVLRGLTTRRSRNLPLLRGPRGGVITTAALRDATGWDELVASLGLPGLRRHDLRHAGATWFANAGVPIHVVSDILGHASVETTRAYLHTDNTALQNAAARMNEHLRESAMSA; via the coding sequence ATGTGGGAGATCCTCAATCGGATGACTGTTCATCATCCTGCTTTTCCACCGCACGGAGTGCCCCTCCACCTCGACACCCTCCGCCGCGGTTCCCGGATCCGCGCTCGGGTCCGCTGGACCGACCCGTCCTCAAGACAGCGCAGAAGTCGCTCTGTCACGGTAGATGATGACGTCGCCGCCCAGGAGTTCTTCGAACTCATGCGCACAAGTTCGAGCCGAAGCATCGATCCGCTCCTCACTCTGAGCGACTACGCGCATTCGATCGGCGATCGATTCCTTCGCGGTGTCGATCCGACATCGACCGCAGACGGATACCGAGCCGGCCTCCGCCTCAGGGTTCTCCCCGCGCTCGGCCACATCCGCCTTCGCGACATCACCACGGGGCTGGTTGACCGAGCCATCGACAGCCGGGAGACGGTCCATTCCCGCTCCACGCTCAAGAACACGATCGCCGCGCCGACGCGGGTGCTCGATGAAGCGGTGCGCGATGATCTCATCGCTCGCAATCCTGTGCGTGACCGTGCTGACAGGCGCTACCGCACGAACCTGGAGCTTCCACGCACGAAGCTGATTCCAGGTCCCAATGATGTCGCGCGAATCGCTGAGGCCTGCGAACGGATCCACATAAGCTACGGCGACCACGTCATGCTCAGCGCGTTTCTGGCCGCACGCAGCTCGGAAGTGGGCGGGCTCCTCGTTGGCCACGTCGACTGGGCGAGCAATGTCGTCACGATCGAACGGCAGTGCTTCCCCGGGGCCGGCGGCCTGAGCATCAAACCCCCGAAAGGTCGTCGCGCCCGCCGCGTGCCGATCATCGAACCGCTCGAGCCCGTGCTGCGCGGGCTCACAACGCGACGGTCGCGCAACCTGCCACTGTTGCGAGGGCCGCGTGGCGGTGTCATCACCACGGCAGCATTACGTGACGCAACCGGCTGGGACGAGCTGGTTGCATCGTTGGGGTTGCCAGGCTTGCGCCGTCACGACCTCCGACACGCGGGTGCAACCTGGTTCGCGAACGCCGGCGTCCCGATTCACGTCGTGAGCGACATCCTCGGGCATGCATCGGTCGAGACGACGCGTGCGTACCTTCACACTGACAACACAGCGTTGCAAAATGCTGCGGCACGAATGAACGAGCACCTTCGGGAGTCCGCGATGAGCGCCTAG
- a CDS encoding TIR domain-containing protein: protein MVDFIAANTDVFIPRAIGMEEDGSDIIDSTNVAYIRQTIRSKFLKDSTVTLLAVGECTWARKFVDWELYTSLRSDPTPNGLLAVQLPSVSGSRPKLPERLSLNLGKGDEKGYANYYVAPGSQNTLRSWIQEAFEGRTSRLGLLNLGGALRERNSTCEPG from the coding sequence GTGGTGGATTTCATCGCCGCAAACACAGACGTGTTCATACCGCGGGCGATAGGCATGGAAGAGGACGGATCTGACATCATCGACTCGACGAATGTCGCGTATATTCGTCAGACGATAAGGTCTAAGTTCCTAAAGGACTCCACCGTTACGCTTTTGGCGGTTGGTGAGTGCACCTGGGCCCGCAAGTTTGTGGATTGGGAGCTTTACACGAGTTTGCGCTCCGACCCGACTCCGAATGGCCTGCTGGCGGTGCAACTCCCGTCCGTTTCTGGATCTCGGCCCAAACTTCCCGAGCGACTCTCGCTCAATCTGGGCAAGGGAGACGAGAAAGGGTATGCCAACTATTACGTTGCTCCCGGGAGCCAAAACACTCTGCGAAGCTGGATTCAGGAGGCCTTCGAGGGGCGAACGTCGCGCCTTGGTCTGCTCAACTTGGGCGGCGCGCTGCGTGAACGAAACTCAACATGCGAGCCGGGGTGA
- a CDS encoding MFS transporter yields the protein MPPAPALRRARVGVAMLFLTNGALFANILPRYPEIKSVLGMDATTYGLAVAAFPAGAITAGLAAAALIRRFGSARVAVIGTLITSLCLLGAGIAPSGILFALGLFVGGAADAITDVGQNAHSLRVQRGYGRSIINSFHAIWSVGAVIGGSMAAGAIALHVPLGIHLSISAVLFCVVALVARRLCLPGRDETGERDAAARVEPAEAPARGIPITTIVAIAALTLIAIAGAVVEDAGMSWATLYLSTSLAAPAALAATGYIALVGAQFVGRMIGDRFVDRFGQRAVARVGGLLIAVGMGQALAFPTVPGTIIGFAIAGFGTATLIPAALQAADALPGLRHGAGLTLVSWLLRLGFLLSPPFVGLIADHAGLRTGLLVVPIAGIVAIVFAGVLTGRPPRR from the coding sequence ATGCCCCCCGCGCCCGCCCTTCGCCGTGCCCGGGTCGGGGTGGCGATGCTGTTCCTCACCAACGGCGCGCTGTTCGCGAACATCCTGCCGCGGTACCCCGAGATCAAATCGGTGCTGGGGATGGATGCCACGACCTACGGCCTCGCCGTCGCCGCCTTCCCCGCAGGGGCCATCACGGCGGGACTCGCGGCCGCCGCACTCATCCGCCGGTTCGGGTCAGCGCGGGTCGCCGTCATCGGCACCCTCATCACGAGCCTGTGTCTGCTCGGCGCGGGGATCGCGCCGAGCGGCATTCTGTTCGCGCTCGGCCTGTTCGTCGGCGGTGCGGCCGACGCCATCACCGACGTCGGCCAGAACGCCCACAGCCTGCGCGTGCAGCGCGGCTACGGCCGCTCGATCATCAACTCGTTCCATGCCATCTGGTCGGTCGGCGCCGTGATCGGCGGGTCGATGGCGGCCGGTGCCATCGCGCTGCACGTGCCGCTCGGCATCCACCTCTCCATCTCGGCGGTGCTCTTCTGCGTGGTCGCACTCGTCGCCCGCAGGCTTTGTCTGCCCGGTCGCGATGAGACAGGGGAGAGGGATGCCGCAGCCCGGGTCGAGCCCGCAGAAGCGCCGGCCCGCGGCATCCCGATCACCACGATCGTCGCGATCGCGGCGCTCACCCTCATCGCGATCGCCGGTGCCGTGGTCGAGGACGCGGGGATGTCGTGGGCGACCCTCTACCTCTCCACCTCGCTGGCGGCACCCGCCGCGCTCGCCGCGACCGGGTACATCGCTCTCGTCGGCGCGCAGTTCGTGGGGCGCATGATCGGCGATCGCTTCGTCGACCGATTCGGCCAGCGCGCCGTCGCCCGCGTCGGCGGCTTGCTCATCGCCGTAGGCATGGGGCAGGCACTCGCCTTTCCGACCGTGCCGGGCACGATCATCGGCTTCGCGATCGCCGGGTTCGGCACCGCGACGCTGATCCCCGCCGCGCTGCAGGCCGCCGACGCGCTGCCGGGGCTGCGACACGGCGCGGGTCTGACCCTCGTGTCGTGGCTGCTGCGGCTCGGCTTCTTGCTCTCGCCGCCGTTCGTCGGGCTGATCGCCGACCACGCGGGGCTGCGCACGGGGCTGCTCGTCGTGCCGATAGCGGGCATCGTCGCGATCGTGTTCGCGGGCGTGCTGACGGGGCGCCCGCCGCGTCGGTGA
- a CDS encoding GNAT family N-acetyltransferase: MPKSNESASPHPRIAVNLNDIQIRYSSEGVLAGAHDGDYENTVTPWWAELSLADYPDDGDEHTVTSIGSIRGFLVDLDSDTSAYEALDALEADLGAVGTALFQDDGIVERTEIFPSHAIIIDRVWIDPKYRGQRLGPRAVATAIRFLGRGRITVAALIAQPDGWHKMRGRALHDNRQKVRQAWESIGFALFDNEVLWLDATDYDEEDYFTD, encoded by the coding sequence ATGCCGAAGAGCAACGAATCAGCTTCCCCGCACCCCCGAATCGCAGTGAATCTCAACGACATCCAGATTCGCTACTCCAGCGAAGGAGTCCTTGCGGGTGCGCACGATGGAGACTACGAGAACACCGTCACGCCCTGGTGGGCCGAGCTAAGTCTCGCTGACTATCCAGATGATGGCGACGAACATACGGTGACTTCAATCGGCTCTATCCGCGGCTTCCTGGTAGATCTGGACTCCGATACCAGCGCATACGAAGCCCTCGACGCACTCGAGGCAGACCTCGGAGCCGTGGGTACTGCCTTGTTCCAGGATGACGGCATCGTTGAGCGAACGGAGATCTTCCCATCACACGCGATCATCATCGATCGCGTGTGGATCGATCCGAAGTATCGCGGACAACGGCTGGGACCACGAGCAGTGGCGACAGCCATTCGATTCCTCGGGCGGGGACGAATCACCGTCGCCGCTTTGATCGCGCAGCCAGACGGATGGCACAAGATGAGGGGCCGCGCACTACATGACAACCGTCAGAAGGTCCGCCAAGCGTGGGAAAGCATCGGGTTCGCACTATTTGACAACGAGGTGCTGTGGCTGGACGCCACCGACTATGACGAAGAGGACTACTTCACCGACTGA